The following nucleotide sequence is from Chloroflexota bacterium.
TCGGGTACAAAGCTAGAATAACAGCACCTCTCAGTGTGGGATGTTGGCTGCCCATTTTTCACCGGCAATGAATGGTCTAGCAAGGGGATAGGATCAGCCGAGGTTGCGGGGGGTAACAGCGTGTAGTTTGTCGATCAGCATTTAGATGGCACTGTCAGGACGATTGTAACGTACATGTGGGTATTATTGCCGTGATTAGTGGAAGTAAGCACGAATCTGATTTATGCAGGAGAAATCAAAATGGCTAACAGATTGCTCGGTAGAAATGCGGTGGTAACCGGTGCGAGCAGCGGTATCGGCAGAGCAGTAGCTTTGGCATTGGCAGAGGAGGGCGCTAACGTTGTTGTGGCAGACATTATATCTAGTGACGACGTGATATCTCAGTGTCGCAAATTGGGAGTGAAGGTGGCAGCGCATTACGGGGATGTAGCTGACTTTGGGACTGCTGAGAGCATGATTAAGAACTGCGTTGATAGCTTGGGCAGCATAGATATTTTGTGTAATATAGCTGGGATTTTCAATCCTAAGGCGATTTTCGATGTATCTGAAGAGGAATGGGATATGATGATAGCTGTCCACTTAAAGGGAACGTTCAATCTTACCAGACATGCTGCCCCCTTGATGAAAAGGCAGAGATACGGACGGATAGTGAACTGCATCTCTGAGGCTTGGGTAGGCATGCCAGTGGACCTACCTTATAGCACTGCAAAGGGGGGGATCGCAGCTCTGACTTATTCTACGGCGCGTGATGTGGGCGCGTATGGCGTAACCTGCAATGCTATCTGTCCGAGAGCAGGGACAAGAGATGTTGCGGACATGCGTGCATATCTGTGGCCAAAAGTGACAGAGGGGCTCATGACCAGAGAATTGTTTGATGAGTTCATCAATGACCTGAGGGCCTCCCCGGAATATATGAGTTCCATTGTGGCTTTTCTTTGCAGTGATGGAGCGAGTCACATAAATGGCTGTATATTTGGCACCTCAGCATCTAGACTCTCCTACTGGGCACCAGCTA
It contains:
- a CDS encoding SDR family oxidoreductase, with the protein product MANRLLGRNAVVTGASSGIGRAVALALAEEGANVVVADIISSDDVISQCRKLGVKVAAHYGDVADFGTAESMIKNCVDSLGSIDILCNIAGIFNPKAIFDVSEEEWDMMIAVHLKGTFNLTRHAAPLMKRQRYGRIVNCISEAWVGMPVDLPYSTAKGGIAALTYSTARDVGAYGVTCNAICPRAGTRDVADMRAYLWPKVTEGLMTRELFDEFINDLRASPEYMSSIVAFLCSDGASHINGCIFGTSASRLSYWAPARETIIFARDWEKQGKWTCDEVEKYMPTLLSGYLNPAPPRPK